CCCAGCAGTCTAAAAAAGACTCCAAGGCTAAGCGAAAACCGTGCCGCTGTCGAGAGAAAAAGTTTTAAACCAAGTACTGAAACTCCAACTAAACGAGAGAGTGTAAAAGTAGTCCCAAGTTCTAAAAGTCCATCTAAAACAAAGAGTGCAGATTTAGTCCCAAGTTCTGAGAGTTCAAGTAAAACAAATAAGGAAAAATCTAAGAATCCTGTTGTGAAGACAAAGAATACTAAGGTAGTGAAAGTCAAAAAGGTTGATTCTACTGCGAAACAGAAAGGTAAGCCTGAAACAAAGAAACAAAAAGCTGTGATTCAACAGAAAAATAAGAATCAGCAGCCAAAGGCAAACCAAAGCCAACAAATAAATAACCAAAAGACGAAAGAAAATACACGGTCCAGCCAATCAAATCAAAAGAAAAAAGAAACACCTGAAATGTTTATAAATGTAAAAAAAGAGCATCAACCTGACAAGAAAGAAGAGCAAAGAAACAAACCAATTCATCCTAAGAAACAGAGTGACTATGCCCCTGATAAACGGATGAAAGGGGAACATAATCAAAATGAAAGAGGAAATGAAAAACGAGAATATCGAACGCCGCATTAACATTTCTAATGAAAATAAAGCCAGGGCCATAGGGCAGCCTGGCCAAACTTAAAGTCCTATAAAGGACTTATGATTCGTATTTTATCCAATTTGATATGAAATTTTTATTTTCCTTTGAGTTGTTGTTGTGCTTGTTGGACAAGGCGTTTTGTAATTTCACCACCCACTGATCCATTAGACCGTGCGACTGTATCAGATCCAAGTTGAACACCAAATTCTTGAGCAATCTCGTATTTTATGGAATCAAGAGCTTGTTCAATTCCTGGGACTAAAAGTTTGTTACGGCTGTTAGCCATGTTGATCTCTCCCTGCTTATTTTTGTTACAGTAGTTAGCTACTGTCTTTTTATTATGGGAAGAATATAGTTTTTTAACCTGTGTTTGAATTGATTTTCAATGGAAACACATCCTTATTAAAGCAAACCTTAATCATTACTTGATTCAATCCATTCTTCTTTTAAAAGAACATTAGACAAATCTGGATAGGAACAGTAAAATGTAAGTGATTTGCTGCTAGGAAAAAATGAATAGATCAAACCTTAGCAGATGGAAAGGAACATCCTATGTGGGTTAAATTTAAAAAAAGATTGGCTAAACTGAGCCCGGTCCAAATCATTACTGGTTATTATTTTGCAGCAGTAAGTATTTCTACCATCTTGTTAAGTCTGCCGGTTGCCACCAAGTCTGGGGTTCAATGGACCTTTATAGATGCACTCTTCACGGCTGTCAGTGCGGTCAGTGTAACGGGTTTAAGTGTTGTGAATACAGTTGATACATTTAGTGTTACTGGAATATTTTTCCTTATGTTTATTCTTCAGTTTGGCGGGATTGGAATCATGTCTTTAGGGACATTTTTTTGGCTCCTATTACGCAAAAAGATTGGATTAAAGGAACGTCAATTAATCATGACGGATCAGAACCAAACACAACTTTCCGGTTCAGTAAAGTTGTTGATCGAATTAATTAAAATATTTCTAATCATTGAGTTTATCGGTGCAATTGTTTTGGGTATTCATTTTCTTAGTTATTATGTTGATTGGCGGGAAGCATTTCTTCACGGATTGTTCTTATCCA
The Peribacillus sp. FSL H8-0477 genome window above contains:
- a CDS encoding alpha/beta-type small acid-soluble spore protein translates to MANSRNKLLVPGIEQALDSIKYEIAQEFGVQLGSDTVARSNGSVGGEITKRLVQQAQQQLKGK